The genomic stretch AGGTTGGTTAACTTCAGAATATATCTGTTGGGCATTTGCTCCTAAAACCACCACTACAGGCTTGCAGACTGAAGCCATTGCCTTCTCTATGGTATGGCGAAGTAAGCTGCATCCCTGATAGGGTAAGAGTTGTTTAGGTTTACCCATGCGGGTTGATGCACCTGCTGCTAAGATAATAATCGCAATATTTGATTCAGTTGGTTTTAGCTGTGAATGGGTTATTTTCATTTCATAATTCAAATACTCAAGAGTCAACATTCAACAACCTTTATAGTTTATTAATTGGAATTTTATTGACTTGATTTCGTTCATGAATTGGTTCCATGCGGTGTTTTAAAAAGCCACCACCACGGTTTGCTAACACGGCTTGAATCTCAGCAATGATGGATAATGCGATCGCTTCTGGTGAATCTGCACCAATATCAATGCCAACAGGAGTATATAACTTTTGTAGCTGTATGGGTGTACATTCTATTCCTTCTGTGCGTAAATCTTGCAGTAACCTGGCAGTGCGTTGCTTTGAACCCAAACAACCCAGATAGCTGATCGCAGCAGGGATTAGCACTTTCAAAATTTCTAAATCATCGAGGTAGTTATGAGTCATGACCACAGCAATGGTGTCATCATCAATAGATATTTGCTTGTGTAGAATTTCCCTGCGGGTGAGAATCACCTGATCAGCCATGACAAAACGCTCTTGAGTTACCTCACTCCCTCGACAATCAACAATAGTGACTCGCCAACCTAAGGCTTTAGCAAACTCTGCTACAGGTACACTATCACGACCGGCACCAAAAATTATTAGGTGTGGCGGGGGTTTAATAAACTCGATAAAAATATCTACTTTACCCACTGCTAATTGGTATTGATGGAAACTTGAATGTTTATTTTCCAGAGCAGCTTGAGCATCTTTGAGCAAAGCAGCAGTCAAATACTTGTCTTGAATATCAGTATTTGCACGATTATTTGATTGCAGGATTAAACGCGCCCCAACCTGAACATTAACCGTACCTTCCACAGCAATAACAGTGGCAATAATACCTTGCTGCTGGTTATAGAAACATTGATGAATAAAAGCTAAGGGATTAAGGAGATTATCTTGATTTAGAGGCTCAATCAAGACGTTTACCACACCATTACAACCCAGCCCAAATCCCCAGATAATGTCCTCATCAGCAGTGGTATCATAAGTGACGACTATGGGTTTTCCATCTGCCATCGAGACGCGAGTATGCTCAAATACATCATTTTCCAAGCAACCACCGCTAATGGTTCCTACCATTTTACCAGTTGATGTGATCAGCATCCGCGCACCAGGTTGGCGATAGGTAGAGCCTTGAACATTGACAACAGTAGCAAGAAATACTTGTTGATCGTTGTGTTGACTTTTGGCAAATGCTGCTAGAATAGAATTTAGCTGTTTCATCTTGGCTACTGGACACTCCCGTTATAGCCAAGCTTAACAATTTGCTATCAATGATGTAAAGTAAAAATTTTTGTGGCTTTTGTGGAGATATTTTATGAATAGAATATTGTATTATCACCAGCAATCAAACTTTTCTAGGAAAATTCGCATATTGTTAGCTGAAAAAAAAATAGATTGCGAACTCAAAGAAGTTAATCTTAAGAATAAACCGTCTGAATTTATTAAAATTTCTCCCATTGGTAAAGTACCTGTGTTTGTAGAACAAGATGGTACAGTTATTTGGGATTCTACATTAATTGCAGAGTATTTAGAGGAAACCTATCCACAACCTCGTTTTTACCCAAGTAATCCTCGAGAACGGCTTGAGTGTCGTAAATGGGAAGAATTAGCAGATAATTTAGGTGATAATATCATCAATTTATGGCTTTTAAATTTGACTAATAATTTAGAGGTAACTGATTATCGAACCAAATTAGAAACGTCAATTAATCGCCTTTTACCAATTTTTGAGGAACAATTATCCCAGTCTCCATACTTATTAGGTGATGACACATGGACAGCAGCGGATGTAGCAGCATTATGTTCCGTGGGTTACTACAGCCTTCGCTTGGATAAAGATTGGGTTTTGCAATATCCTAACTTAGGAAATTGGTTTAATAAATTGCACGAGCGCGAGTCAGTCAAGTCAACTGTTCCTATGCCTTTGAATTAAGGCAGACTGGGGAGAATCATTGCGATCGCTTGTGGAAGCAACACCAGCAGAGGGAATTTTGGACGGACCAATTTGCGATCGCTTACCGCTCAAATCTTGGAGTCAAGGCAGAGTGACTTTATTAGGTGATGCGGCTCATCCCATGTCACCTTCTGTGGCACAGGGAGCAAATAGTACGTTTGAAGACGCCTATGAACTAGCGTTGTGCTGTTCCCAAGCATCCAGCATTCAAGAAGCTCTGGCTCGCTACGAACAGCGTCGTATACCCCGTACCCAACTGATGCAAACCCGTAGCGCTTTGGGTGAAATGGGTTACGACGCAACGGACAGGGAGGCTGCTGACAAGCAAATGCAGGAGCAGTCACAGATGAGTCGTGAAGAATTTGAAGATTGGGCTTTTAATTACAAGCCTGAGGTTAAATTCGATTATAATTATTCTAGTCTCTAGAAACAGGAACTTTTATGATTATCAAAAATCCCTTAAAACAAACAGAATATCACTCCAGACTAGGATTGGAAGTCCTTCCAGGATGTAACTTAATTAATCTGACAGATTCACAAAGACATCAATTAAAACAATCTCTATGGGAACATGGTGTTATTGTTGTCAAAAATCAACAGCTGACTGCATCGGAGTTAGAAGAATTTGCCATAAAAACTTTTGGAAATTTGATGTTTGGAGGTAAGTCTTTTTCTTTAGACCCCGATCTACCTCCAGATATCCAGAGCCAATATACAGCTATTTTAGGTAATCCTAAAGGATTTGATCAAGAACCTCCTAAAAAGATTTATGGAGCTCGGGTGTGGCATCAAGATAAAGATGGAGTACCCAGAATAGAAGAATTAGATATGAATGCACTGTATGTTGTCATGCTCTACACTATAAAAGTTCCTGAAGAGGGAGAAAATGGACAACCTCACACCACAGAATATTTAGACTTAGTAGAAGCTTATAACAATCTTGATCCGAGTCATCAAAAGGAATTAGAAGGAATATCAATGTATCAAATGCCACCCATGTTTGATCGTCAAAATCTTGACTGGGATGATGTACCCAAAAAACTCCATCCCATTGTTTCAACTCACAAAGTTACGGGTCAAAAAGGATTATATTTGGGTTCTTGGAATACAGCAATTCCTCTGGGTATGGAAGATAAACGAGAAGAAGCACAACAATACTGGCAAGATTTATTTCAGACTGTTTTAAAACGCACCCCTGTATATTCCCATGTTTGGGAGCCAGGAGATCTTATTTTTTGGGATAACTCACAAGTAATGCACCGGGGAACTTTCTATGATTCTACCAAATACCAGCGTATTGGATTACGGTTAGGAGTTGTGGATTGTCAATGAAATAATCTATCAGCAGTTTTACAAGTCGATCAAATGATGATTTGGATTGATAATTAATTGATAATGAATCACTACTACCAAAAAAATATTGTGATTATCGGAGGGGGGCCAGCGGGATTAGGGGCAGCTTTAATGTTAGCCCAAAGAGGCTGGAAAGATATTACGGTTATTGAGAAAAGACCCTCAGCCGACTATTACGAACCAGATAAATCCTTTAGTTATCAAATTGATGGCAGGGGTCAAAAATTAACTGATTTATTAAAACTAACTGCTAAACTCGCTGATTTGAGTGTCCCTAGTACTGACTTTTACTTTACTCTCATTCAAAAAGACGGCACACGCAAAACAACGAAACTACCCATTGCTGATTCTAAACGGAAAACAGCCTACTGGCTGCCCAGAGCATCTTTTGTGGAGTTACTTTACCAAGAAATTGAACACCATTGGCAAGATGAAATTAAGGTCTTATTTAATACTAAATGTATAGAGATTAAACAACATCTAGAGCATTTAGAAATTATTACCCAATCTCAAGATCAGGAACAATTGACCTTTATTCCTACTTTGATAGTAGGTTGTGATGGTTTAAATTCTATTGTGCGTCAAACTCTGCATCAATGGGAAAAAGGTCAATCAAATTCCTTTGAAATGCAAAAGTTTCCTTCTCCTAGTTCCGGTTTAAAATATAAAGTTCTCACGTTACCTCCCCAATTTACTCTATCAGAACAAGAAGGAGATGTAGCACAATCTACAATGGCTTATGCCATTCGGTCTACTTTTAAAGAGCGCAAAAAAGCCATTAATCTGGGTTTATTACCCTTTAAAAATCCGAATCAACCCAGAACTGCAAATATTATTACCTACCCTGATCATCAAATCTGGCAACTAGAAACTCCAGCAGAAGTTGAACAATTTATGAAACAAGCATTTCCTCAGATTCCCCTGGAAAAAATGATTTCCCCTGAAGAAATAGTCAGATTTACATCTAGTGACGGAGGCAAGTTTCCCATTCCTCAATATTGTTCAGGATTGTATCAAATTTGGGGAAAACCTGAAGAGAGTCAAGGAACAGCCATCATTTTATTGGGAGATGCGGCTCATTGTTTTCCTCCTGACATTGGACAAGGGGTTAATTCTGCTTTAGAAGATATCTATGTTTTCCAGGAAATATTAGCCGAAACTCAAGATAATCTCTCTCAAGCACTTCCTCGCTATCAAAACCTACGCCAACCCGATATTAAAGCCTTAATTCGTTTAGTACAAATTAGTTATCCTTGGCAATATAATCAAGACCCATTACAAAAACGATTGTGGAGTCTTAATTTCTTTCTACGCTTATTATTGAATCGTGTATTTCCTTTTATATTTAATCCCCATTCCTTCATAATGATTCAAAATCATGAATTATCTTACTCGGATATTATTGCTAAAAGTAACAGGACTACTCAAGTGTTATCGATATTGGTAGGATTGGCAATATTGACTTTATTGTTGAAACTTTTCAATTAGAATAATTTTTACTGATCAAGACAGGGAATCAACGTCAAAGAAGACTGTACCTCATAACTGCGATAAACTCTATATGTATGTTTATGTATGGTCTCTATATCTGCCAATTTTCTTATCCAAAACTCAGGTCAAATTAAGTTTCAAAAGCTAATTTATCACCAAAGACTTGTTGCCAATCAGTATTAAATTGTTCAACTGCCAAAGGTATAGCCGGATGTGAAACCATTTGTCCCATTATACCTACAGGCAAAGTAATCGCACCAACCCCTGCTTGTAATACCTCTAAAACTTGACGCGGATTTTTAAAACTAGCAGGTAATAAACAACAACTTAGCTGTTGTTGTTGGACAAGTTGTTGAAGTTGCTCCACAACTGTGACACCATTTCCCCCAAAAACATCAATTCGATTTACATAAGGAGCTAAATAATCTGCACCTGCTAGTGCAGCTAAAAAACCTTGTTGAACTGTATAAATTGCCGTAGCTAATAGAGGGATCTGCTTCCGATGTAACTGTTTCATTGCCACCAGACCTATTTCCGTGGCGGGAATTTTAACCACAATATCATAGGGTAAAGCTGTTATTTTCTCAGCTTCAAAGATAATTTCATCTACAGATTGACTAATAACTTGAATGTGGAAACGTGCCTCATTACCTAGTATAGAGTTTACTTCTTTAAGTAGTTGATTTACACCTATGTTGGCTTGAGCCAGAATACTGGGGTTGGTGGTTATTCCTTTAATCGGTAAGCAAGAGTGAAAACGTGCTATTTGTTCAACATCGGCACTGTCTAAATATAGTTCTAACATTATTAATTCCTCTTTACTGAATAAAAATGCTCCGCAGCACAGTTATGTAAGCCTTAGGGTAAACTTGTTGATATTGAACACCAGATGATGCCAAAACCATAGATAGCATTTATTGCATTTATTAGGTACACTTATCAACTTCAAAGTCCCCCTTTTTAAGGGGGATTTAGGGGGATCCCTTTGTACCTCATGGGAAAGAGAATTGCTATAGTTATGATTTGAGAATAAAAGTCATTTTGGGCAGCAAATTGCTTTCGTTCGTGCTGAGCCAACCTCCAAGCAACTCATAGAATTAGCCATAGCGCAAGTCCCCAGAAAGGAATAAATCGAAACCAGCCAATCCTACTGTTAACTGACCCCAAAAGTAAAGCCTGAACAATGGAAAAAAGTACTAAATCTACACAGAAAGCTAATGTAACTCGGTTCGTTATCAATTGCTCCCCAAAATAGTTCATTCTCTGGACCAAATCTCCAAACTCTGGTCGGCAGAGCACCCCCCAAACTAAGGCAATTATCCCCACTATCATTCCTGTCCAACCAAATACACGAGCTAATATTCCCTTGTTCGTTTCCTCCTTTACTGGCGGAATTGGTGTATTATAGCGCAGTGCCATATAAGGGGTAAGAACAGCATTCGTTCCGAACATCGCCAGACTCCAAATGAGAATCTTGGGGAGATGAATTGTCCTTCTATCGACCAGGAGTAGAGGTAAAAACATAAAAATCCAAGCTTCGGCAAAGTTGAAGAGTGCTTCTAAGGTAGGATGAACCACTGGTGCTTCTAGATAATCAATCCCTACTAGGTTCAAAAGGGGTAGAATAAAGAAAAAATTGAGAGATTCATTTACTATTTCCTCTATAGTTTCTGGTTGAATCGCCCAAGCGGGTTCCCCTGGAATAAGTTGCCCTGGTGGAGATAGCAACAGAATGTAAATATAGGCGATCGCTATTAACCCAAATACTATAGCAAGAAACCGTTGACTTTTTGCAATCCCTTGGCCTAAGGGAGAGGTTTCCCTAGTACTTTCATCTTGCCGATTTTTCAGCAGTTTCCGTATCAGCGGAGATACCAGTCGGATGATAAAGAATGCCGCCTTCCCTGGTTTTATGGGTGGTTCAACCAGATCACGGGCTAAAACTAACTTGCCAGTTACCTCAGAACAACGATAAAAGCTAACACCTCGTCCGTTGGGAAAGGGAATGCCGTCTAACTCAACGTGCCATAGTATTCCTACTGCCAGGGGATCGCCTGTGGTGATATCGTCAATTACGAATTTTAACTCATCCGGGATACCTTGACAGGATTCTTCCAGAAGTTTTCTGACAGCTTCCTTTCCTTTGAATGGTTGGGAAAAGTTCAGATCCTCGTAAATACACTGGTCGTCTATCCACTCCATGGCGGCGTTAACATCCCTACGATTGATGGCTTCATAGATGGACTGGATGAGATTATGGGCAGGTGTGGTCATGAGATTTGAAATTTTAGATTTTAGGTAAGCATTTAGTAGTAAACCTGCATGGCAGGGATTAACAGAAGCACCTTTCCAAGAATTAAGTGATGAGCAATTATACGATATCTGGCACAGACATACAAAGCATTGCCCTAGTTGTCGGCAATCTCTAGTGTTGATAGATACAATCAAAGATTATTGTGTAAATTTTACCGCAGTTTTGGCAATATTAGTCTTGTTACTAATACTAATTAATCGGCAGATAATAATAGTTTTGATACCAGTGTTGTTGGGCATATTGAGTTTAATTTGCTCCTATAAACTAGGCTCAATTCGGGAAAGATTTATCAGCAGCATTCCCAACAAAGGGTTACCCGTGGTTGACTTATATGAAAATTAACATCATCACATGTCACAACAACTTATCTGGTGTAATTGGTAAATCACGGATACGTTTACCTGTAGCATGGTAAATAGCATTAGCGATCGCAGCCGATACTCCTGTAATCCCAATTTCACCCAAACCCCGCACCCCTGCGGGATTAAAATTATAGTCAGGTTCGCCAACAAAGGTGACCTGAATCCGAGGAATGTCTGCGTGAGTGGGAAGGTGATAGGTGGCCAGGTCGTAAACCACAGGATAGCCAATATTGGGGTCAAAATGACACGCTTCCATCAAGGCGTGGCCAATACCCATAATTACAGCACCCCGTATCTGAGACGCTGCAGTTTTGGCATTCATTACTCGCCCAATATTCATCACAGACACCCAACGGTTGACGCGCAAGCGGGCAATGTCTTCATCTACGCTGACTTCACAAAAATGTGCCCCCCAGGATTGGAATGCCCATGTTTTACCCTCTTCACCGGGTGCAGAAGAGGCTGTCGCTTCAAAAGCAGCTTGTCCGGACTGATGCAGGGTGGCAAAGGCTTCTTGGGCTGTTGCGGCAAGAGCCGTCTTCAGAACTTGCTCACAAGCCGCCATCACTGCTGGTACAAGGGTTGCTGTCATTTGGGAAGCACCCGCCATCCCACCATTTGGCAGTAAAGAGTCTCCCATCTCCACCCGTACCTGTTCTACGGCTAGCCCCAATACCTCGGCTGCTGTACCTGCAACAATGGTATATGCACCCGTACCCATGTCATTAGCACTAGTGAGGATATGGGCAGTACCATCCGCTAACAACCGCACTGTGACTGTGGCTGAACTCCGTAAAGCGGGGAAGGTTGATGCCGCCATGCCCCAACCAATCAGCTTACCATCACGGGTGAGAGAGCGCACCTGTTTTGGTCTATCTTGCCACCCAAATTGTTCCGCACCCAGCCGCAAACATTCCCCGAAATGCTTGGCAGAGAACGGTAAACCCCGGCGCTGGTGTTCCTTAGTTTCATTTTTTAACCGCAGTTCCACTGGGTCGATTTTTAACTCCCACGCCAATTCATCCATGGCTGATTCTAGTGCCCATAACCCCGGATTTTCCCCTGGGGCACGCATGAATGCGGGTGTCCCAACGTTCATCACCGCCAATTCCTGACGGGTTCGCAGATTGGGTGCAGCGTACATAGCTGGTGTGATGCCTGTACAAGGTTCAGTAAAAATATCAACTGGTGAGGTACAGGATTTAACCCCATGGTCTATCGCCATCAAGCTACCATCAGCATTTGCCCATAAACGAATCGTTTGTTCCGTTTCAGAACGGTGTCCGGCGTTGGCGGTCATTTGCCGACGGCTGAGAACAACTTTCAGGGGACGTAGCAGTTGACGGGCAGCTGCTGCACCAAGAATGGCATGGGGCCAAGGAAAGCCTTTAGAACCAAAGGCTCCACCAATAAAAGGTGTGATAATACGCACTTTTTCCGGGGGAAGTCCAAACAGGTCTGCATAGGTTCCCTGACTGCGAATGACCCCTTGGGATGGTTCATAAACCGTTAGGGTGTCTGCATCTTGCCAGTGGGCAATGATGGCATGGGGTTCCATCGGTGCGTGTAGTTCGGTGGAAGTTGTGTAAGTAGCTGTAATCTGGGCTGCTGCACCTGCCATGGCACTGGCAAAGTCCCCAGGAGCAAAATTCCCCTTCTCAAACGTCATCTGTTGCCCAAACATGGGTGGAGCTTCGTTAAAGGTAGCTTTGCTGGCTTCTACAATTGGTTCTTGGGTTATGTATTTTACCTTAACTAAATGGGCAGCGTGACGTGCCCGTTCAAAGGTATCTGCGACTACTAAGCCAATAATCTGTCCTGCATAGTAAATTTGGTCATCTGATAACGGTAGTCGTGCCTCGTAGATTTTCGAGGTGATAAAATCGTTAGCTGGTTTAGATACGGTCGGGGCGTTTTTATGAGTGAAAACCGCAATTACCCCTGGTGCTGTTGCTGCCCCTTGGGTATCAATACTTGTAATCTGGCCATGAGCAATATTAGCAGTCACCAGATAACCATGAACTAAACCAGGAATTTGATGTTCAGCAGCGTAGGTTGCTGTCCCTGTAACCTTTGCTCGTCCATCCTTACGGTTAAGACTAGTACCAGTTACTTGATTCATACCACCCCTCCTCCTTGAGCAGAAACCATGAGGGCGCGACGAATCGCCCGCTTGGCCAGTTCGACTTTATAACCGTTGTGAGTTAAAGGTTTGGCTAAGTCCAAGGCAATTTCTGCAGCCTCGGTAAATGTTGCTACATCCGCCGACTTACCAATCAAAAACTCTTCTGCTGCTGTTGCTCGCCAGGGCTTGTGTGCTACCCCACCCATTGCCAAACGTGCAGCTTGGATTTGCTCCTCTTGCAAGTTTACCGCCGCCGCCACAGAAATTAAAGCAAAGGAATAGGAAGCGCGATCGCGTATTTTCAAATAAACCCCAGATTTCCCAAAGGATAAGCTCGGTAGAATCACAGCGGTAATTAACTCCCCTGGTTCTAAATTGGTGTCTTGCTCGGGTCTATTTCCCGGTAGACGGTGGAAATCTTTAAACGGTATTTGCCTTTGCCCTTGGGGACTTGCTACTTCCACCACCGCATCCAATGCAGCTAGGGCAACACACATATCTGACGGGTGGACTGCTACACACTGCTCGCTGGCACCAAGGATGGCATGAGTACGGTTAATTCCCGCGATTGCGGGGCAGCCTGTCCCTGGTTGCCGTTTATTACAAGGAAAGGCGGTATCGTAATAATAGGGACAACGGGTACGTTGCAGCAGGTTTCCCCCCACTGTAGCCATGTTGCGAATTTGCTGAGATGCGCCAGATAGAATTGCCCTAGCTAACATGGGATAGTTGCGGCGAATATCACTATTGTCTGCCACTGCGGTATTACTAACTAGCGCTCCTAGACGCAGACTACCATCAGCCATCGGTTCAATGTTCTGCATCTGTAACCGAGAGATATCAATCAGTTGCGATGGCTGATCTAAGAATACTTTCAGACGGTCAACTAAATTCGTTCCACCAGCAATAAACATGGAGTTTTGGTCAGCAACTGCCTGGTTTACCGCATCTGACAACGAGGTGGCACGGGTATAGGTGAAGTTATTCATAATGCTGAGTTATCTCCAGATTCACTGACCATCACCGCTGCCACAGGAGAAGGTGCTTTTTGTCCAATTACCTGCTGTACGGCTGCCACAATACCATTGTAAGCACTGCATCGGCAGAGATTCCCACTCAGTCGTTCCTTGATTTCCGCCTCGGAGAGTTCAGCTAGTTGCGGAGGACTATGCAAATCTGGTGTCACCGCACTAACACAACCCCGTTTAACTTCCTCCAAAAGAGCCACAGAAGCGCAAATTTGCCCTGGGGTACAATAGCCGCATTGGAAGCCATCATTGTCAATAAATGCCTCCTGCACCGGATGGAGAGTATCCCCTGTTGCCAAGCCTTCAATGGTGACAATTTCTTTTCCCTCCTGCATTACAGCCAACGCGAGACAGGAATAAACTCGCTGACCATCAATTAAAACAGTGCAAGCTCCACATTGACCATGATCGCACCCCTTTTTACTACCTACTAATCTCAAATATTCACCCAGAGCATCTAGGAGTGTTACACGGGGTTCAATGGTGAGGGTGTGCTGTTTACCATTTACGGTAAGAGTCACATTCATTTTGGCTTCGCTTCCTTGTACAGTACTCTGACAGAGTCGCTATAAAAATTCAATTGTACCATCCTTACTCCCCCAATCTTTCATAAAAATTCCATAGTGGGACTTAACCAGAAATCAAGATATAAATCCAGTATAATATCGCTACCTTTGGGCATTTTGGCGCGAATTTATTCATAATTTCGAAAGGGATACAGCAATAGAACAGGGGGTTTTCTCCCCTCGCGCTTTTCATAAAAACAGTGAGATGCACCCGCTTTGTTGGGAGCATCTCATTTTGGCAAATATATCGTTTTATTTCGGCGGTAGAATCACCATGATACAGCTATTTGGGGTATGTTTCTTCCAAAGTGGGATGCTCCTGCTTTGTTTGGGGCGTTCTTTTTGTTTAACTCCCGCTAATCAGTAACAGGAAGTACTCAGTAATTGGTAACCCCAAGAATAGGTTGAGGATTTGTATTAGGTAACTGTGGTGGTGTGAAGCTACCAGAGTATAGAGGTGATTCCTCTTGAACAATGACTGGTAAGGATTGGCGCATTTGAGCAGCAATCGCTACAGTTTTTACATCATAGGTTTGAGTGAATAGCTTCGGATAAAGACCGATGCCAATAATAGGGATTAACAGACAAGCCGTAATGAAAATTTCGCGAGGCTTGGCATCCCCTAGGTATTTCTCAATAATTATTCCAGAGTTATATTTACCGAAAAATACCTGTCTGAGCAGTGAAAGCAGATAAATCGGAGTTAGGATTAATCCCACTGCGGCTAATAGAACGATGACGACTTTGAAAGATGAGCTGTAGACACTGCTAGTGGTGACTCCAAGAAAGACTGACAACTCACCAACAAAACCACTCATTCCTGGTAAGGCTAGGGATGCCATGGAACCAGCAGTGAAAAGGGCAAATACTTTGGGCATGTCTTGTGCCATTCCTCCCATTTTCGCCATCGCTAGCGTATGAGTACGTTCGTAGGTGACACCAGATAGGAAGAATAAGGCAGCAGCGATTAACCCATGGGAAAGCATTTGTAAGATAGCTCCATTCATTCCTAATTCAGTGAACGAAGCAATCCCAATTAAGACAAAACCCATGTGAGAAATTGATGAGTAAGCTAGTCGTCGTTTGAGATTGTCTTGGCTAAAAGCAAGCAAAGCACCGTAGATAATATTGACCACACCTAATACTGCTAGCACTGGTGCGAAGTAAGTATGGGCATGAGGAAGCATTTCTAGATTCATGCGCATCAGTCCATACCCACCCATTTTCAATAAGACCCCAGCTAATATCATCGACACTGGAGCAGAAGCTTGGCTG from Moorena sp. SIOASIH encodes the following:
- a CDS encoding glutathione S-transferase family protein; protein product: MNRILYYHQQSNFSRKIRILLAEKKIDCELKEVNLKNKPSEFIKISPIGKVPVFVEQDGTVIWDSTLIAEYLEETYPQPRFYPSNPRERLECRKWEELADNLGDNIINLWLLNLTNNLEVTDYRTKLETSINRLLPIFEEQLSQSPYLLGDDTWTAADVAALCSVGYYSLRLDKDWVLQYPNLGNWFNKLHERESVKSTVPMPLN
- a CDS encoding NAD(P)/FAD-dependent oxidoreductase is translated as MNHYYQKNIVIIGGGPAGLGAALMLAQRGWKDITVIEKRPSADYYEPDKSFSYQIDGRGQKLTDLLKLTAKLADLSVPSTDFYFTLIQKDGTRKTTKLPIADSKRKTAYWLPRASFVELLYQEIEHHWQDEIKVLFNTKCIEIKQHLEHLEIITQSQDQEQLTFIPTLIVGCDGLNSIVRQTLHQWEKGQSNSFEMQKFPSPSSGLKYKVLTLPPQFTLSEQEGDVAQSTMAYAIRSTFKERKKAINLGLLPFKNPNQPRTANIITYPDHQIWQLETPAEVEQFMKQAFPQIPLEKMISPEEIVRFTSSDGGKFPIPQYCSGLYQIWGKPEESQGTAIILLGDAAHCFPPDIGQGVNSALEDIYVFQEILAETQDNLSQALPRYQNLRQPDIKALIRLVQISYPWQYNQDPLQKRLWSLNFFLRLLLNRVFPFIFNPHSFIMIQNHELSYSDIIAKSNRTTQVLSILVGLAILTLLLKLFN
- a CDS encoding transaldolase family protein; the protein is MLELYLDSADVEQIARFHSCLPIKGITTNPSILAQANIGVNQLLKEVNSILGNEARFHIQVISQSVDEIIFEAEKITALPYDIVVKIPATEIGLVAMKQLHRKQIPLLATAIYTVQQGFLAALAGADYLAPYVNRIDVFGGNGVTVVEQLQQLVQQQQLSCCLLPASFKNPRQVLEVLQAGVGAITLPVGIMGQMVSHPAIPLAVEQFNTDWQQVFGDKLAFET
- a CDS encoding nuclear transport factor 2 family protein, giving the protein MTTPAHNLIQSIYEAINRRDVNAAMEWIDDQCIYEDLNFSQPFKGKEAVRKLLEESCQGIPDELKFVIDDITTGDPLAVGILWHVELDGIPFPNGRGVSFYRCSEVTGKLVLARDLVEPPIKPGKAAFFIIRLVSPLIRKLLKNRQDESTRETSPLGQGIAKSQRFLAIVFGLIAIAYIYILLLSPPGQLIPGEPAWAIQPETIEEIVNESLNFFFILPLLNLVGIDYLEAPVVHPTLEALFNFAEAWIFMFLPLLLVDRRTIHLPKILIWSLAMFGTNAVLTPYMALRYNTPIPPVKEETNKGILARVFGWTGMIVGIIALVWGVLCRPEFGDLVQRMNYFGEQLITNRVTLAFCVDLVLFSIVQALLLGSVNSRIGWFRFIPFWGLALWLIL
- a CDS encoding FAD-dependent monooxygenase, whose protein sequence is MRSLVEATPAEGILDGPICDRLPLKSWSQGRVTLLGDAAHPMSPSVAQGANSTFEDAYELALCCSQASSIQEALARYEQRRIPRTQLMQTRSALGEMGYDATDREAADKQMQEQSQMSREEFEDWAFNYKPEVKFDYNYSSL
- a CDS encoding XdhC/CoxI family protein, coding for MKQLNSILAAFAKSQHNDQQVFLATVVNVQGSTYRQPGARMLITSTGKMVGTISGGCLENDVFEHTRVSMADGKPIVVTYDTTADEDIIWGFGLGCNGVVNVLIEPLNQDNLLNPLAFIHQCFYNQQQGIIATVIAVEGTVNVQVGARLILQSNNRANTDIQDKYLTAALLKDAQAALENKHSSFHQYQLAVGKVDIFIEFIKPPPHLIIFGAGRDSVPVAEFAKALGWRVTIVDCRGSEVTQERFVMADQVILTRREILHKQISIDDDTIAVVMTHNYLDDLEILKVLIPAAISYLGCLGSKQRTARLLQDLRTEGIECTPIQLQKLYTPVGIDIGADSPEAIALSIIAEIQAVLANRGGGFLKHRMEPIHERNQVNKIPINKL
- a CDS encoding TauD/TfdA family dioxygenase, which gives rise to MIIKNPLKQTEYHSRLGLEVLPGCNLINLTDSQRHQLKQSLWEHGVIVVKNQQLTASELEEFAIKTFGNLMFGGKSFSLDPDLPPDIQSQYTAILGNPKGFDQEPPKKIYGARVWHQDKDGVPRIEELDMNALYVVMLYTIKVPEEGENGQPHTTEYLDLVEAYNNLDPSHQKELEGISMYQMPPMFDRQNLDWDDVPKKLHPIVSTHKVTGQKGLYLGSWNTAIPLGMEDKREEAQQYWQDLFQTVLKRTPVYSHVWEPGDLIFWDNSQVMHRGTFYDSTKYQRIGLRLGVVDCQ
- a CDS encoding xanthine dehydrogenase family protein molybdopterin-binding subunit codes for the protein MNQVTGTSLNRKDGRAKVTGTATYAAEHQIPGLVHGYLVTANIAHGQITSIDTQGAATAPGVIAVFTHKNAPTVSKPANDFITSKIYEARLPLSDDQIYYAGQIIGLVVADTFERARHAAHLVKVKYITQEPIVEASKATFNEAPPMFGQQMTFEKGNFAPGDFASAMAGAAAQITATYTTSTELHAPMEPHAIIAHWQDADTLTVYEPSQGVIRSQGTYADLFGLPPEKVRIITPFIGGAFGSKGFPWPHAILGAAAARQLLRPLKVVLSRRQMTANAGHRSETEQTIRLWANADGSLMAIDHGVKSCTSPVDIFTEPCTGITPAMYAAPNLRTRQELAVMNVGTPAFMRAPGENPGLWALESAMDELAWELKIDPVELRLKNETKEHQRRGLPFSAKHFGECLRLGAEQFGWQDRPKQVRSLTRDGKLIGWGMAASTFPALRSSATVTVRLLADGTAHILTSANDMGTGAYTIVAGTAAEVLGLAVEQVRVEMGDSLLPNGGMAGASQMTATLVPAVMAACEQVLKTALAATAQEAFATLHQSGQAAFEATASSAPGEEGKTWAFQSWGAHFCEVSVDEDIARLRVNRWVSVMNIGRVMNAKTAASQIRGAVIMGIGHALMEACHFDPNIGYPVVYDLATYHLPTHADIPRIQVTFVGEPDYNFNPAGVRGLGEIGITGVSAAIANAIYHATGKRIRDLPITPDKLL